Below is a genomic region from Campylobacterota bacterium.
TAAATTATTAAAAGTTTGATTGGCTTAGTAAAATTGAGGTAGTCACTAAGTCAAAAGGGGGTATTTTTATTATAAAATCTTGAAAAATATCGTTAAAATGGTCATCATTAAAAATGACGATGCCGTTAAACTGCCGTTAAATTGTCATTAAATTGCCGTTAACTACACAAGGTTATGAGTATGTTTAAACCAAACTTTACGATTACGCCGCTGCTGGCTAAGGTGCTTATGCGCATCGAAGCTGCCAGAGAAAAGATAGCACATGTTCCCATTACGCCACATGTGTTGGCAGGGCTACGCTACAGTGCTCGGCTTCAATCAACGCACTACTCAACGGCAATTGAAGGCAATCGGTTAACAAGTGAGCAGGTAGAACGTGTCATAAAAAGGCGTGAGCATTTTCCCGGCCGTGAACGTGATGAAGATGAAGTAAAGGGATATTATGTTGCGCTTGATTGGCTTGAACAGCAAATAAAAAAAAGGGTTTCTCTCTCTGATGATCTAATCAAAATGGTGCATGCGCTCGTGATGGGAAAAGGGCGTATTCGTGTCAGTCCAACGCCGTATCGTGATGGACAAAATGTTATTCGAGACGGGGCAACCGGAGGCATTGTGTACTTGCCACCAGAAGCTAGTGATGTAGCTACTTTGATGGGTGAATTAATTGAGTGGGTTGGCAAGCATGATCAAGATCTTGCGGCACCGCTTGTTGCAGGTATTGTGCATTATCAGTTTGCGACGATTCATCCCTACTCCGACGGCAATGGACGCAGTGCACGTTTGTTGACAACGTTTATGTTGCATCAAAGTGGTTATGATCTGAAGGGGCTGTTTTGTCTTGAAGAATATTATGCTCGAGATTTGCCTGGATATTACCAGGCCATTAGCATAGGGCCTTCTCACAACTACTATATTGGCCGTGCTCAAGCTGACATTACCTCGTGGCTTGAGTATTTTTGCACCGGCATGGCGCAAGCGTGTCAAGCAGTGCTTGCCCAAGCTCAAGTAGTTAAAAGTAAAACATTGCCAGATCAAATGCAAATTATGCGCAGCCTTGACGGTAAACAACGTAAAGCACTAACACTTTTTAGCAAGCAAGATGTTATTACATCCAGTGACGTGCAAAAACTTTTCGGATTTAAGGAGCGCAGTGCACGTGCGTTATGCAAACAGTGGCTACAACAAGGTTTTTTAGAGGTGGTTGATCCATCAAAAAAGGGCAGGTCGTATCGACTTGCCCTTCAGTTTCGTGCAATGTTTGATAACTAAGCGTTAATCTTGGAAAAAGCCTGATGTATCAATTTCTTCGCCTTCATCTTCTTCTGCGGCGATGACCGCCGCGGTTGTGGCCGCAGCAATACCAAGACCACCTACAACCAGCCCGATGCCGACTTTACCTTTTGTGCCTAATTTAGATTTCTTTTTGGTGACGGTTGTCTCTTGCGTAGCTTTTTCTGGATTGAATTGATTTTCAATCGCGCTGAGCCGTTTTTTCAGATCTAACTTGTCAGGATCTTGCGTATCTTCGGGCATTTTGTCGTTAAGCATTTTTGCCAAGTTGTAGAGACGTGCTTTTTCTTCAGCTGTTCCACTTGCAGCTTTTTTAGCGATATCTTCTTCTATGGCTCTGACAATTCCCAAAACTTTGTCGGTTCCAACCAGTGCTGTCGGGTCCATTTTCCCCGGAAGATTTTGGATGAGTGTGTTAAGCTCTTCGAGTTTTGCATCAGCCGTTTGGGCATTGGCAATTGCAGCTTTTTGCGTATCTATCATGGCGCTGACATTGCCTCCATGAGCTAGTGGGTTTGCTCCCAAGCCAAACTGTTTTGCAGCAGGGACCAGTTCAGCTGGTTTGACCTCTTGCGTTTGTTCCTCTTGCAGCGTTTTAATTTTTTGTGCTTCTAGTGGATCTTCACTGGCTAGTTCACCTGCTTTTGTTGCAGCACCTATGCCGCTACCAAGATCAAGCTTGAACGCTCCCACGTCCATGGGTTCGTCTTTGGTACCAAGTACTTTTTCACGAAGCCGAGCAAAGGCGCCGCCTTCCACCCCTTTTTCTTTTTTAGATGTTTTAAGCTGCGCAGCTTTTGCTTGTTTTGCTTCTTCTACATCGTCAGCTTTGCTCAGTTTGCCCTCTTTGCTCATTGCTTGCGGGCACAGTAGGCCCAGTGCAAGTGCAAACAGTAATGACAGTATTTTGTACGGTTTCATTATTAGCTCCCCCCAGAGATTATTACGGTTTCATGGTCCTGGCCTGTGCAAGACCAGGGTTAATCACTTTCAGTTTAAAAAGTATGGGGGGTAAAATGCAATGGTTTGGGTTGTTTGGTGGGGCGGGTCACGCCAGGCAGCGTGACCCCACATTGTCAAGATTACCGAAATACCACTTCTTGTTCTGACTCGGCCTCTTTCTGTTCTTGCATAGCGTTTTCAATCATTGTACGCAAGTACTCGTTATCTTCAAAGGTGATGTTGGCAAAGCCTTCTTGTGTTGCGCTGTAGGCAACAATGTTGCCAGCGTCATCACGCGTAACGCTGACGGTATAACCATCTGCAGACAGGCGGTTGATGTCGTCTTGCAGCATTTGTTGATACGCATCAGTCTCAAGGGTGTAGCCTTCTTCAGCTTTGATCATATCCATTTCTCGCTCAGTTTCGTTACGTGAGCCGCTCTCAACCGCTGCCCAAACGGCTAGGCCAATGCCACCAGCAACTAGGCCAAGTCCGCCCAACATGACCATGGCACCAACGGTACGTTTTTTCTTTGGGCTCCAGCCCTTGCTGCCAGGTATTGAGCCACCAATTTTTTCAAACGTTCTGACGGTCGCTGCTTTGAATCCCTTTTTCTCGCCTGCTGCAACAGCATCAATTTCTTTTTTTGTACCATCTTCTTCTGCTTCAGAAATGTTTGCTGTTTTAATAATGTTTTTTGCAGCGCCAACATCAAGAACTCCTGGAATCTCAGCTGCTGTTATAGCTCGATTGTTGGGGGAGTTGTTGTCATCGAGTGCCTTCGTAATTGCAGGGTCTACCAAGCTGTAGGGAGGTGGGGGTACATCATCATCAGGGGGAAGGTCGTAATCTTTTTTCACTTCTGCCGTTTTCAAGTTGGCTTCTATGTTTTTAGCAGCTTTTTTTTCTAGCTTTTTAAGACGTTTTTTTTCTTCTTTAGTTAATGGTACCTCTTTAACTGGCTGTGATAGTATGCTTGCTTTGAGGCGGTTTTGTTGTAGTCTTGCTACTTCTTCAGGAGCGCGCATTTGTACTGGTGGTTCTTTTTCTATTGGTTCAGTTTTTTGTGACGGTGGCATTGGAAGAGGTCTTAATGGTTGTTGTCCCGTCCCAAATTTTTCTTCTTTAAGAGCTTGTGCGATTTCCATAGCGCCATCACGCTTTTTTTCTTCAGCCTCTTTGCGTTGAGCGGCTCGTTGTTGCTTTTTTTCCTCATGCTCTTTTGCATCGGCTGGTGTTTTTGTATATTGTGACGGAGGTCTTTGCCCCATAGCTGCTGCGCCTTTTTCAGCGGCTTTTCGTGCTGCCTTTAGTGCATCTGCGGCCTCACTACACCATGCCTGCTGGCTTAAGCCTAGCAGCAGGCTGCAAAGTAATAGTGTCTGTTTTTTGTTCATATACATGCTCCTTTCCTTTCATTTTTTACTATTCTTGTTAACGCTCTGTTCATTGGATACCGGCTCGTGGGCCACTACTGTCAAAAGTGTTTTGAAATGCTTATTGTTAATTCAAGTACAAAGAGAAGGGGGTCATCCCCGAGGCCCATCGGGGATCTCCTTTGTAAGAATCATACAACCTTTACATCATTTATTTCACTTTTAATTTTTTAGATCCCCGATCAAGCCGGGGATGACAAATTTTTTTTCTGCATACAACTTTGTTGGTCGCAACGCTTTAACTCCCCAGCAGATACTTTCAGCACTCTGGACAAGCGTTGTAGACTTGATCCGGGGTCCATATTTATCAACAAGGTTGATTTATTCAAAACCTTCCAATATATCGCTCTCAACTATTTCTTTTTTCTCCTCAGCTTCTTTACTCAACGGTTCCTGGCCTACCTCTGTATCTGCCATCTTTGCCATCTCACTTTCAACGAGCTGCTCAATGTATTCAACATCAGTAAAGGTAATGGTTGGTGCGTCGTCTTTGGTTGCTACATAGCTGCCAATCATGTCACCATCGGCGTAACTAACCTCAACGGTGTAACCATCCTCTTCCAGGCGTTTGATATCATCACGCAGCATGTCTTGGTAGCCCTTGCTTTCAAGCGTGTAGTCGTTGTCCAGTTTTATCTGGTCCATGTTTTGCTCGGTTTCATTTCGCTCA
It encodes:
- a CDS encoding Fic family protein, whose product is MFKPNFTITPLLAKVLMRIEAAREKIAHVPITPHVLAGLRYSARLQSTHYSTAIEGNRLTSEQVERVIKRREHFPGRERDEDEVKGYYVALDWLEQQIKKRVSLSDDLIKMVHALVMGKGRIRVSPTPYRDGQNVIRDGATGGIVYLPPEASDVATLMGELIEWVGKHDQDLAAPLVAGIVHYQFATIHPYSDGNGRSARLLTTFMLHQSGYDLKGLFCLEEYYARDLPGYYQAISIGPSHNYYIGRAQADITSWLEYFCTGMAQACQAVLAQAQVVKSKTLPDQMQIMRSLDGKQRKALTLFSKQDVITSSDVQKLFGFKERSARALCKQWLQQGFLEVVDPSKKGRSYRLALQFRAMFDN